The Aquiluna sp. KACHI24 genome contains a region encoding:
- a CDS encoding CoA-acylating methylmalonate-semialdehyde dehydrogenase, translated as MSQIGHFINGQVVLSTSGRSGKVFNPALGAPIAEVGFANKAEIDAAVAAAKSAFPAWKNTTLAKRQQVIFRFRELLENKKSELAEIITREHGKVLSDALGEITRGQEVVEFACGAPQLLKGEFSENASTNVDVYSLKQPLGVVGIISPFNFPAMVPMWFFPVAIAAGNCVVLKPSEKDPSAAMWLAELWKEAGLPDGVFNVLHGDKEAVDGLLTHPDVASISFVGSTPIAQYIYETAAHFGKRVQALGGAKNHMLVLPDADLDLVADSAVNAGFGSAGERCMAISVVVAVEPVADQLIEKIASRMAQIKVGDGRRSCDMGPLVTKEHRDKVASYIEIAEQDGAKVVVDGRAVNPDGDAGGFWLGPTLIDRVPLSSKVYKEEIFGPVLSVVRVQSYDEGLALINSGAFGNGTAIFTNDGGAARKFQNEVEVGMIGINVPIPVPVAYFSFGGWKHSLFGDSRAHGEEGFRFFTQTKVVTSRWLDPSHGGLNLGFPQN; from the coding sequence ATGAGCCAGATCGGTCACTTCATCAATGGTCAGGTTGTTCTTTCAACATCTGGTCGCAGCGGCAAAGTTTTCAATCCAGCCTTGGGTGCTCCGATTGCTGAGGTTGGCTTTGCAAACAAAGCAGAAATTGATGCTGCGGTGGCGGCAGCTAAGTCGGCCTTCCCTGCCTGGAAGAACACCACCTTGGCAAAGCGCCAGCAGGTCATATTTCGATTCCGAGAGCTGCTAGAAAACAAGAAGTCTGAGCTTGCCGAAATCATCACCCGCGAGCACGGCAAAGTCTTGTCCGATGCACTGGGAGAGATCACCCGCGGTCAAGAGGTGGTGGAGTTTGCCTGCGGTGCACCACAGCTACTCAAGGGTGAATTCTCCGAGAATGCCTCGACGAATGTGGATGTTTACTCGCTAAAGCAGCCTTTGGGTGTTGTCGGAATCATCAGCCCGTTCAACTTTCCAGCGATGGTGCCGATGTGGTTTTTCCCGGTGGCGATTGCGGCTGGGAACTGTGTGGTTTTGAAGCCAAGTGAAAAAGACCCTTCGGCCGCAATGTGGCTGGCGGAGCTATGGAAAGAAGCTGGTCTTCCAGACGGTGTGTTCAATGTCTTGCATGGAGACAAAGAAGCGGTTGATGGTCTTTTGACTCACCCAGATGTGGCATCTATCTCGTTTGTTGGCTCTACCCCAATCGCTCAATACATCTATGAAACTGCTGCTCACTTCGGAAAGCGAGTTCAGGCCCTAGGTGGTGCCAAGAACCACATGCTGGTCCTGCCGGATGCAGACCTAGATCTAGTCGCAGACTCAGCGGTGAATGCGGGCTTCGGCTCAGCGGGCGAGCGCTGCATGGCTATCTCAGTTGTGGTTGCGGTCGAGCCGGTCGCTGATCAGCTGATCGAGAAGATTGCTTCCCGCATGGCCCAGATCAAGGTTGGCGATGGTCGCAGAAGCTGTGACATGGGGCCACTCGTTACAAAGGAGCACCGCGATAAGGTCGCCTCTTATATCGAGATTGCTGAGCAAGACGGAGCCAAGGTTGTGGTTGACGGTCGTGCAGTGAACCCAGACGGAGATGCTGGAGGTTTTTGGCTTGGCCCGACTTTGATTGATCGGGTGCCACTTAGCTCCAAGGTTTACAAAGAAGAGATTTTCGGCCCAGTGCTATCAGTGGTTCGAGTGCAGAGCTATGACGAGGGGCTTGCCTTGATCAACTCTGGTGCCTTTGGCAACGGCACTGCAATCTTCACCAACGATGGGGGAGCAGCACGCAAATTCCAGAATGAGGTTGAGGTTGGCATGATCGGCATCAATGTCCCGATTCCGGTGCCGGTTGCCTACTTCTCCTTTGGAGGCTGGAAGCACTCACTCTTTGGTGATTCCCGCGCGCATGGTGAAGAGGGATTCCGCTTCTTCACCCAAACCAAGGTAGTCACCTCAAGGTGGCTCGACCCCTCACACGGTGGTCTAAATCTTGGTTTCCCGCAGAACTAA
- a CDS encoding GDCCVxC domain-containing (seleno)protein, with translation MTEGKGVIAESTLTCPTCGIGETLTMPTDSCMWAWTCPSCENRQTPLEGDCCVFCSYGTVPCPSIQQAKTSGSKDCC, from the coding sequence ATGACTGAAGGCAAAGGTGTCATCGCCGAAAGCACACTCACATGCCCAACCTGCGGTATAGGTGAGACATTGACCATGCCGACCGACTCTTGTATGTGGGCATGGACTTGCCCAAGTTGCGAGAACCGTCAGACGCCTCTTGAAGGTGATTGTTGTGTTTTTTGTTCCTACGGAACGGTTCCCTGCCCTTCAATCCAGCAGGCTAAAACAAGCGGCTCTAAAGACTGTTGCTAG
- a CDS encoding helix-turn-helix transcriptional regulator, producing the protein MAKMFDLNNQLRNLSSQENLEIGRNLIISVSNAVAEAAAAARRNLGESAADSSEPTLEDQILSTLKDGALSSVNLRKKIAELNGGIRPNQSELTAAIANLVAQLFVAEQVNGERKLYELTELGLQRASKFEPISSHPGSSKCNCGNHSLGTLKAAQRLSSVVLDVTTNGTKEQQHLAAKELEHARTRILQILADSQID; encoded by the coding sequence ATGGCCAAAATGTTTGATCTGAACAACCAGCTTCGAAACCTGTCATCTCAGGAGAACCTTGAGATTGGTAGGAATCTGATAATCAGCGTTAGCAACGCTGTCGCAGAGGCCGCTGCAGCGGCCAGGCGAAACCTTGGTGAGTCTGCAGCCGATTCTTCTGAACCAACGCTTGAGGATCAAATTCTCTCCACTCTCAAGGATGGAGCGCTCTCGAGCGTAAACCTGAGAAAGAAGATCGCTGAGCTAAATGGCGGCATTCGTCCCAACCAATCGGAACTAACTGCAGCCATCGCAAATTTGGTAGCGCAGCTCTTTGTTGCCGAGCAGGTAAATGGGGAGCGCAAACTATACGAGTTGACCGAACTAGGTTTGCAACGGGCCTCGAAGTTCGAACCAATCTCCTCCCACCCAGGCTCGTCAAAATGCAACTGCGGTAACCACTCACTCGGGACGCTAAAAGCGGCGCAGCGACTGTCAAGCGTTGTGCTGGACGTAACTACCAATGGCACCAAGGAGCAGCAGCACCTTGCTGCCAAGGAGCTGGAGCACGCTCGCACTCGCATTTTGCAAATTTTGGCGGATTCACAGATTGACTAA